One segment of Haliotis asinina isolate JCU_RB_2024 chromosome 12, JCU_Hal_asi_v2, whole genome shotgun sequence DNA contains the following:
- the LOC137257451 gene encoding alpha-protein kinase vwkA-like, with amino-acid sequence MPHDNDTFLTKDRDEDGSKYRANFELYPYVEDQEYALFKGKLFGEYGKNGARHGGLCTVRTWMNCHPRFQDWDSYMMCSKRAALLAAEFNKLMMPRTKVVFSVPLRAQMDAAWNAKSFWGYIILAFWPHRKRLKEGEVVVVEDFLGKTRTLYISDSGFVGPQESDVLQAFGHFTWNFTMGRLVICGLRGVNRKGHFCLSDPTIHSVPSESDADVVHNYGPRDKGGDGIASFFKYHRCNDICRNMPVPTALYT; translated from the coding sequence ATGCCTCACGATAACGACACCTTCCTGACAAAGGATAGAGATGAGGATGGGTCCAAATATCGAGCTAACTTTGAACTGTATCCTTATGTAGAGGACCAGGAGTATGCTTTGTTCAAGGGGAAGCTGTTCGGCGAATATGGGAAGAATGGTGCCAGGCACGGCGGACTTTGTACCGTGAGAACCTGGATGAACTGTCACCCACGCTTCCAAGACTGGGATTCTTACATGATGTGTTCCAAGCGTGCAGCTCTTCTGGCAGCAGAGTTCAATAAGCTGATGATGCCCAGGACTAAGGTGGTGTTTTCCGTTCCTCTTCGAGCTCAGATGGACGCTGCGTGGAATGCCAAATCTTTTTGGGGATATATTATTCTGGCATTTTGGCCGCACCGGAAGCGCCTAAAGGAGGGCGAGGTTGTAGTAGTTGAAGACTTTCTTGGTAAAACCAGGACTCTCTACATCAGTGATTCTGGCTTTGTGGGTCCCCAGGAAAGTGATGTTCTGCAAGCATTTGGGCACTTCACCTGGAATTTCACCATGGGCAGACTGGTCATTTGTGGACTGCGAGGTGTCAACAGAAAGGGTCACTTCTGCCTCAGTGACCCAACTATTCACTCGGTACCATCAGAgtctgatgctgatgttgtgcACAATTATGGACCAAGAGACAAAGGAGGGGATGGAATTGCATCATTTTTCAAATATCATCGTTGCAATGACATTTGTCGGAACATGCCAGTACCGACTGCCTTGTATACATAG